One stretch of Astatotilapia calliptera chromosome 3, fAstCal1.2, whole genome shotgun sequence DNA includes these proteins:
- the LOC113013907 gene encoding uncharacterized protein LOC113013907, which produces MSGSDEPKESLNFKSEINKTEISEYLKEESTAAEEQEETQLTTLIEVMMSPLRKPVISNKVVVKQQPNWPQIFRGETITLTCEVQEGGETTEWEYKWRGPRTLKVWTRNNDVTFRVSESSSGDYMCKSRRRDDSYSSTEWSEAFTLSASKYLFYFCLCLNSTADHPKAQITIDVRDIPVGGSVTLSCSVNSSSGWKFYWYRDVNSSEPLTTQDAVQMQMQFPSVGQISVSQEGLYRCRGGRGHPVYYTEYSDPLIIDENDMLDPELHLLF; this is translated from the exons atgagTGGTTCAGACGAACCCAAAGAATCTCTGAACTTCAAATCAGAgatcaacaaaacagagatatCAGAGTATCTCAAGGAGGAATCTAcagctgcagaggaacaagaggaAACCCAGCTTACTACACTGATAGaagtgatgatgtcaccattGAGAAAACCTGTGA TTTCCAATAAAGTTGTtgtaaaacaacaacccaaCTGGCCTCAGATATTCAGAGGTGAGACGATCACTCTGACATGTGAGGTGCAGGAAGGAGGTGAAACCACCGAGTGGGAATATAAATGGAGAGGACCCAGGACACTCAAAGTGTGGACACGCAATAATGATGTGACATTCAGAGTTTCTGAGTCCAGCAGTGGAGACTACATGTGTAAGAGTCGACGCAGAGATGACTCATATTCttcaacagagtggagtgaagCCTTCACATTGTCAGCATCAA AAtatctattttatttctgtctttgtttaaacTCAACAGCAGATCACCCAAAGGCCCAAATAACTATTGATGTGAGAGACAttccagtagggggcagtgtgaccctTAGCTGCTcagtgaactcatcatctggatggaaaTTCTACTGGTACAGAGATGTAAACTCATCTGAACCTCTGACCACACAAGATGCTGTTCAGATGCAGATGCAGTTCCCTTCAGTAGGACAAATCAGTGTCTCACAGGAAGGACTCTacaggtgcagaggaggaagaggacacCCAGTCTACTACACAGAGTACAGTGATCCACTCATCATTGATGAAAATG atATGCTCGATCCTGAACTTCATTTGTTGTTCTGA